A window from Clostridiales bacterium encodes these proteins:
- a CDS encoding YajQ family cyclic di-GMP-binding protein, which produces MAKDQSFDIVSEVDMQEVDNAVQQTAKEIAQRYDLKGSGASIALDKSAATVTVAAPADFVARQVIDVLNTKLVRRGIDLKALAWGDVAPASGGSVRITAALVNGIETGLAKRISKDVRDAKIKVKVQIEGDRLRVFSPKRDDLQEVIAFLKEQEYGIPLQYTNYR; this is translated from the coding sequence ATGGCTAAGGACCAGAGCTTCGACATCGTCTCGGAAGTCGACATGCAGGAGGTAGACAACGCCGTGCAACAGACGGCAAAAGAGATCGCCCAGCGCTACGACCTCAAAGGGTCTGGAGCGAGCATTGCGCTTGACAAATCTGCCGCTACAGTTACCGTTGCGGCCCCGGCTGATTTCGTCGCCCGGCAAGTCATCGACGTACTCAACACCAAGCTCGTTCGGCGAGGAATCGATCTCAAGGCGCTGGCATGGGGCGACGTTGCACCGGCATCCGGCGGGAGTGTCCGGATCACAGCCGCACTCGTCAATGGCATCGAAACTGGGCTTGCTAAGAGGATCAGCAAGGATGTGCGCGACGCGAAGATCAAGGTGAAGGTACAGATCGAAGGTGACCGGCTGCGGGTCTTCTCGCCCAAGCGCGACGATCTTCAGGAAGTGATCGCATTTCTCAAGGAACAAGAGTACGGAATCCCGCTTCAGTACACCAACTACCGGTAG
- the pgsA gene encoding CDP-diacylglycerol--glycerol-3-phosphate 3-phosphatidyltransferase, which yields MISALNAANTVTLLRMVFIPVFVVSMLAGMPYWGPILAAVLFTLLAATDAVDGYLARSRNEITTFGKFIDPLADKLLVTAALVALVELGELPSWIALIIISREFIVSGLRMVAIAEGKVIAASGYGKLKTVFQVIAIIGFIVKDSDPLVRLLSVSGAAAFEYTAWAFMAVAVTLTLASMFDYFYHARDVLVGPWQPSKEA from the coding sequence ATGATCAGCGCCCTCAACGCCGCAAATACCGTGACGCTTCTCCGGATGGTGTTCATCCCGGTCTTCGTGGTGAGCATGCTCGCAGGGATGCCGTATTGGGGACCAATACTTGCGGCAGTCCTCTTTACTCTGCTCGCGGCGACCGACGCGGTCGACGGATATCTCGCTCGATCCCGCAATGAGATCACCACCTTTGGAAAATTCATCGACCCGCTCGCTGACAAGCTCCTCGTGACCGCCGCCCTCGTCGCGCTCGTCGAGCTCGGTGAGCTCCCCTCGTGGATTGCGCTCATAATCATCAGCCGTGAGTTCATCGTCTCAGGACTGCGAATGGTAGCCATCGCGGAGGGTAAGGTCATCGCCGCGTCGGGTTACGGCAAATTGAAAACCGTGTTCCAGGTCATCGCGATCATCGGGTTCATCGTCAAGGACTCAGATCCCCTCGTCCGGCTCCTCAGCGTGTCCGGCGCGGCCGCCTTTGAATACACCGCGTGGGCGTTCATGGCGGTCGCCGTGACCCTGACACTGGCCTCGATGTTTGACTACTTCTACCACGCCCGCGACGTGCTCGTTGGACCATGGCAGCCCTCGAAGGAAGCGTAG
- the rimO gene encoding 30S ribosomal protein S12 methylthiotransferase RimO has protein sequence MASVAFITLGCPKNEVDSERMRALVASSTHRLVDDITHADVAVLNTCGFITAAVEEAVDHALDLIDWRDAVASRRLIIAGCMVSRYGSDLHTAMPEADAFLPLVDEATLLSVIDRVTGEKSVVNSGPTRIDSGPSAYLQLSDGCFRTCAYCTIPAIRGPYRSRSLPDLLTETELLISNGAREIVCIGQDISSWGRDLTGPQTLTDVVRAIAGTHGLAWLRLMYTQPDGVTGDLLETMAALPQVCHYLDIPLQHASPTILKSMGRSGSPEEHLNLVSRIRQVMPDVTLRTSVIAGFPGETDRDVETLESFLREVAFDYVGVFPFSPEEGTRAATLPGQLPEDERLERAQLLRDTADSIGFARAETRVGTAHEVLSEGFDEDGYPVGRTRQQAPEVDGIVTLDIPVPLGEIVLCNITDASGYDLTGEVVQ, from the coding sequence GTGGCGTCCGTCGCTTTCATAACACTCGGGTGTCCGAAAAACGAGGTAGACAGCGAGCGCATGCGCGCGCTCGTCGCGTCCTCCACTCACCGGCTCGTCGATGACATCACTCACGCGGATGTCGCCGTTCTCAATACGTGTGGTTTCATCACCGCCGCCGTTGAAGAGGCGGTCGATCACGCGCTCGATCTCATCGACTGGCGCGATGCCGTCGCCAGCCGACGTCTCATCATCGCTGGATGCATGGTGTCGCGGTACGGAAGCGATCTTCACACCGCTATGCCTGAGGCCGATGCGTTCCTTCCGCTCGTTGATGAAGCCACCCTGTTGTCAGTTATCGACCGGGTCACTGGAGAGAAATCGGTCGTGAATTCGGGACCTACCCGGATCGATTCGGGACCGAGCGCGTATCTGCAACTTTCGGACGGCTGTTTTCGCACGTGCGCATATTGCACCATCCCCGCGATCCGCGGGCCTTACCGGTCACGGTCACTACCTGATCTGCTCACCGAGACAGAACTCCTCATCTCGAATGGCGCGAGAGAAATCGTCTGCATCGGCCAGGATATCTCGTCGTGGGGACGCGACCTTACCGGACCCCAGACGCTTACCGACGTCGTACGCGCCATCGCCGGGACTCACGGCCTCGCATGGCTTCGACTCATGTATACGCAGCCCGATGGCGTCACCGGCGACCTCCTCGAGACGATGGCCGCACTCCCGCAGGTCTGTCACTACCTCGACATACCGCTGCAACATGCTTCGCCGACGATACTGAAATCGATGGGACGTTCTGGTTCCCCGGAAGAACACCTCAACCTCGTGTCGAGGATCAGGCAGGTGATGCCAGACGTCACCTTGAGGACGAGCGTGATCGCCGGATTTCCCGGGGAGACAGATCGCGATGTGGAGACGCTTGAGAGCTTCCTTCGAGAGGTCGCTTTCGATTACGTCGGAGTCTTTCCTTTCTCGCCTGAAGAGGGAACGCGGGCTGCGACACTGCCCGGGCAGCTTCCAGAAGACGAGCGTCTCGAACGCGCACAGCTCTTGAGGGACACAGCAGACAGCATCGGATTTGCCAGAGCCGAAACGCGTGTTGGAACGGCGCACGAGGTTCTCTCCGAGGGGTTCGATGAGGACGGCTATCCGGTAGGCCGCACCCGCCAACAAGCTCCCGAGGTCGATGGAATCGTCACGCTCGACATCCCCGTGCCTCTCGGCGAGATCGTGCTCTGCAACATCACGGACGCTTCGGGATACGATTTGACAGGGGAGGTTGTCCAATGA
- a CDS encoding ribonuclease J — translation MTSKKQRLRVIPLGGLGEIGKNMTVFEYGNDMVVVDAGIMFPDDDHPGVDLILPDYSYVLKRKDKLRGIIITHGHEDHTGALPYLLKDLGHAVPVLGTKLTLGLIAVKLEEHKIKKPKLREVRAGGHVSLGAFGVDFMAVNHSIPDSVALFIRTPVGNVVHTGDFKLDQTPIDGRLTDYAALASAGKKGVMLLMSDSTNAETPGFTRSEAIVGSSLREIFAAAEQRIIVASFASHIHRLQQVCDAAVECGRKVVVTGRSMINNTRIARQLGYLDVAEGNLVDAYDMDDLPSEKVVVLSTGSQGEPLSALSRMAMSEHKTVTIEAGDTVVISATPVPGNEKAVSKVINRLTHSGAHVMHKGVADVHVSGHAAAEELKLMLNLTSPTYFVPIHGESRHLHSHADLAFAVGVPERNIFVLDAGECLELDGEGARIAEKVEAGVVYVDGLSIGNVGQVLLKDRQALAQDGIATIVVAVDAKTGRQVREPELVVRGVAAGAEESQFLEEARARVVKTIARSTKEGPCDITALKASIRESLSQFIWERTRSRPIIIPVIVEV, via the coding sequence ATGACATCGAAGAAACAGCGCCTCCGCGTGATCCCCCTTGGGGGTCTCGGCGAGATTGGCAAAAACATGACTGTGTTCGAGTACGGCAACGACATGGTCGTTGTCGACGCGGGCATTATGTTCCCGGACGACGACCACCCCGGGGTCGACCTGATCCTTCCCGACTACAGCTACGTACTCAAGCGCAAGGACAAGCTGCGTGGCATCATCATCACGCACGGCCATGAGGACCACACAGGCGCGTTGCCGTATCTCCTTAAGGACCTTGGCCATGCGGTACCGGTTCTCGGCACCAAACTGACGCTTGGTTTGATCGCGGTGAAGCTTGAAGAGCACAAGATCAAGAAGCCAAAACTTCGCGAGGTCAGGGCAGGCGGTCACGTCAGTCTAGGTGCGTTTGGCGTGGACTTCATGGCGGTCAACCACTCGATTCCCGACAGTGTCGCCCTGTTCATCCGCACACCTGTCGGCAACGTCGTCCACACCGGAGACTTCAAGCTCGACCAGACCCCTATTGACGGCCGCCTGACGGACTACGCCGCTCTCGCCTCCGCAGGCAAGAAGGGCGTCATGCTTCTTATGAGCGACTCCACAAACGCTGAAACCCCCGGCTTCACGCGTTCCGAAGCCATTGTGGGGTCATCACTGCGCGAGATCTTCGCTGCCGCGGAACAACGCATCATCGTGGCGTCGTTCGCAAGTCATATTCACCGGCTTCAGCAGGTCTGTGACGCGGCGGTCGAGTGCGGGCGGAAGGTCGTGGTGACCGGACGCTCGATGATCAACAACACGCGTATCGCTCGCCAGCTTGGCTACCTCGATGTCGCCGAAGGAAACCTCGTAGACGCCTACGACATGGACGATCTTCCTTCCGAGAAGGTCGTCGTGCTGTCAACGGGAAGCCAGGGTGAGCCGCTCTCAGCGCTGTCCCGGATGGCCATGTCAGAACACAAGACCGTGACCATCGAAGCAGGCGACACTGTGGTGATCTCGGCGACGCCTGTACCCGGCAACGAAAAAGCCGTCTCTAAAGTGATCAACCGTCTCACTCACTCAGGCGCTCATGTCATGCACAAGGGTGTTGCTGACGTACACGTGTCGGGTCATGCCGCAGCTGAAGAGCTCAAGCTCATGTTGAACCTTACCTCGCCGACGTACTTCGTGCCGATTCATGGAGAATCCCGCCACCTTCACTCACACGCCGATCTTGCGTTCGCGGTTGGGGTGCCGGAGCGAAACATCTTCGTCCTCGACGCAGGTGAATGCCTCGAGCTCGACGGCGAAGGAGCGCGAATCGCCGAGAAGGTCGAGGCCGGCGTAGTCTACGTTGACGGGCTGTCCATCGGAAACGTAGGCCAGGTTCTCTTGAAGGACCGCCAGGCACTTGCGCAAGACGGCATCGCGACGATCGTGGTAGCCGTGGACGCAAAGACCGGCAGACAGGTACGAGAGCCCGAACTCGTGGTCCGCGGTGTGGCCGCTGGTGCGGAAGAGTCACAATTCCTCGAAGAAGCCCGCGCCCGCGTCGTAAAGACCATCGCAAGAAGCACCAAGGAGGGCCCCTGCGACATCACAGCGCTCAAGGCCTCAATTCGAGAGTCGCTCTCCCAATTCATCTGGGAACGTACGCGCTCACGTCCAATAATCATTCCAGTTATCGTGGAGGTTTAG
- a CDS encoding DNA translocase FtsK 4TM domain-containing protein, whose protein sequence is MTRRGDKTTSRQTGTRRTKTTGARSVARSPDSARNAALGPEARRDIFGIALIAISIALAIALLNESAGLVGGAAATAMRQVFGAGSFVVPVLLLVWGLTFFVRAFAISERRVGAGLCLVFLALIGMFAMASPTESLFDSELVHLHGGYVGSAIAWTLRSLLGSEIAYVTLGATMLIGLVVAGMSVSGIVEWATKRFGGTRSGDGPAPRQNLPRERAPRTVPLGDTDALSRPAATRRKEPGTPDLEARKATQPTPRARPPKALEGFEVPPSSLLTRTPESASRSRASDRELSSTARLIEDTLATFDIQARVVSWIPGPTVTMYEIELSRGIKVSRITQLADDLALALAAQTVRILAPIPGKSLVGIEVPNAERSTVTLGDILSAPSAQGGGPLTLAIGKDVAGDSVLADLATMPHLLIAGSTGTGKSVCINALLMSILMRTTPAEVRLILIDPKRIELSLYNGVPHLYVPVVTEPKEAASALHWAVGEMDARLKRLQKAGARNIGAYNAMVQDGTAPEGEREMPYLMIVIDELADLMMVAAKEIEDSICRLAQLARAAGIHLVVATQRPSTDIITGLIKTNITNRIAFAVSSGIDSRVILDQPGAEKLIGEGDMLFSTPKLDKPKRIQGAFLTESEIIAVVEHLKGQAEPEYHEEILHLKVTPGGGGMGHADDDDPLVWEAADIVVTSGIGSTSLLQRRLKVGYARAGRIMDMLESKGVVGQPDGSKPREVLVDVEDLEAIKAFERSDRSDDPKEV, encoded by the coding sequence ATGACAAGGCGTGGCGACAAGACGACGTCCCGGCAAACTGGCACCCGGCGAACAAAGACAACGGGGGCACGTTCTGTAGCGCGATCACCTGACTCCGCCCGAAACGCCGCACTAGGTCCTGAGGCACGGAGGGACATCTTTGGCATCGCCCTCATCGCGATCTCCATCGCCCTCGCGATCGCTCTACTCAACGAGTCCGCGGGACTCGTAGGCGGTGCCGCTGCCACCGCGATGAGGCAGGTTTTTGGCGCTGGCTCCTTCGTGGTGCCGGTGCTACTCCTCGTGTGGGGCCTGACCTTCTTCGTCCGTGCGTTTGCGATCAGCGAGCGTCGTGTTGGCGCCGGATTGTGCCTCGTCTTTCTCGCGCTGATCGGGATGTTCGCAATGGCTTCTCCCACTGAATCCCTCTTCGACTCTGAACTCGTCCATCTGCACGGCGGCTACGTTGGATCCGCTATCGCCTGGACGCTCAGATCACTTCTCGGCAGCGAAATCGCCTACGTCACGCTCGGCGCAACCATGCTCATCGGTCTCGTCGTCGCGGGCATGTCCGTCTCTGGCATCGTTGAGTGGGCGACAAAGCGTTTTGGCGGCACGAGAAGTGGCGACGGTCCAGCTCCGCGTCAGAATCTGCCGCGAGAGCGGGCACCCAGGACCGTACCGCTCGGCGACACAGACGCGCTGTCCCGGCCCGCCGCCACACGAAGGAAAGAGCCGGGCACTCCAGATCTGGAGGCCCGGAAGGCGACGCAACCTACGCCTCGCGCGCGCCCGCCTAAAGCCTTGGAAGGCTTTGAGGTCCCCCCGTCGTCTCTTCTCACCAGAACGCCTGAGTCAGCAAGCCGTTCCCGCGCCAGTGACAGGGAGTTGAGTTCGACCGCACGACTTATCGAAGACACCCTCGCGACGTTTGATATCCAAGCCCGGGTGGTAAGCTGGATTCCTGGTCCAACAGTCACCATGTACGAGATTGAGCTTTCTCGCGGCATCAAGGTTAGCCGTATCACGCAACTCGCCGATGATCTGGCTCTCGCGCTTGCCGCGCAGACCGTGCGCATCCTCGCACCCATTCCCGGAAAGTCACTCGTTGGCATCGAGGTTCCCAACGCCGAGCGCTCCACTGTGACCCTCGGCGACATTCTGTCCGCACCTTCAGCACAAGGTGGCGGGCCCCTCACACTCGCGATCGGAAAAGACGTCGCGGGAGACAGCGTTCTGGCCGACCTCGCGACGATGCCGCACTTGTTGATCGCAGGGTCGACAGGCACGGGGAAGTCGGTGTGTATCAACGCCTTGCTCATGTCGATACTGATGCGGACGACACCTGCCGAGGTCCGGCTCATCCTCATAGATCCGAAGCGTATTGAGCTGTCCCTCTACAACGGAGTGCCCCATCTCTACGTACCGGTTGTCACAGAGCCCAAAGAAGCCGCCAGCGCACTGCACTGGGCGGTCGGAGAGATGGATGCCCGTCTCAAGCGGCTTCAGAAGGCGGGTGCTCGCAACATCGGCGCGTACAACGCGATGGTCCAGGACGGGACGGCGCCCGAAGGCGAACGGGAGATGCCGTACCTCATGATCGTCATCGATGAACTCGCGGATCTGATGATGGTCGCCGCGAAGGAGATCGAAGACTCCATTTGCCGACTTGCCCAACTCGCTCGCGCAGCCGGCATTCATCTCGTCGTCGCGACCCAGCGTCCCTCCACCGACATCATCACCGGCCTCATCAAGACAAACATCACGAACCGCATCGCCTTCGCAGTCTCGTCCGGAATCGACTCACGAGTCATTCTCGATCAGCCAGGTGCCGAGAAACTCATTGGCGAAGGCGATATGCTCTTTTCCACGCCTAAGCTTGACAAGCCCAAGCGCATCCAGGGCGCGTTCCTGACCGAGTCTGAGATCATCGCCGTAGTCGAGCACTTGAAGGGTCAAGCTGAACCCGAGTATCACGAAGAGATCCTCCACCTCAAAGTCACGCCGGGCGGCGGCGGTATGGGCCACGCCGATGATGACGATCCGCTTGTGTGGGAAGCCGCTGACATAGTCGTCACGTCAGGTATCGGTTCCACCTCCCTGCTTCAACGCCGCCTCAAAGTCGGTTACGCTCGTGCAGGACGCATCATGGACATGCTCGAGTCCAAGGGCGTGGTCGGGCAACCCGACGGCTCGAAACCACGTGAGGTCCTGGTCGACGTCGAGGACCTCGAAGCCATCAAAGCGTTCGAGCGATCAGACCGGAGCGACGATCCGAAGGAGGTGTAG
- a CDS encoding CinA family protein produces the protein MAALEGSVGETPAEMIAAARDAGLTIAVAESCTGGLVATLLTEVPGASHVFLGGIVAYADEIKRDLLGVPAATLATHGAVSAQVADAMASGVRKRFGVDIAVSITGIAGPEGGSDEKPVGLVWFAVADAAGTDIVSHTFGGDRHDIRASAARTAIDMLYRRIITDIKQ, from the coding sequence ATGGCAGCCCTCGAAGGAAGCGTAGGGGAGACCCCCGCCGAGATGATCGCCGCTGCGCGCGACGCTGGCCTCACGATCGCGGTCGCCGAGTCGTGCACCGGCGGACTTGTCGCCACCCTTCTCACCGAGGTTCCCGGCGCCTCACACGTGTTCCTTGGCGGGATCGTAGCGTACGCCGACGAGATCAAGCGCGACCTCCTCGGCGTGCCCGCTGCAACACTCGCTACACACGGTGCGGTGAGTGCACAGGTCGCCGACGCTATGGCATCGGGGGTCAGAAAGCGCTTTGGTGTCGACATCGCCGTGTCGATCACCGGCATCGCCGGACCAGAAGGAGGAAGTGACGAGAAGCCGGTCGGGCTGGTCTGGTTCGCCGTCGCTGACGCGGCCGGGACGGATATCGTCTCGCACACGTTTGGCGGTGACCGGCACGACATCCGCGCGAGTGCGGCGCGCACCGCAATCGACATGCTGTACCGTCGAATCATCACGGACATCAAGCAGTGA
- a CDS encoding helix-turn-helix domain-containing protein yields the protein MAETLGRTLGEARRKLGMALTDAESKTFIRAKLLAALEAGEYEALPDPAYVRGYIQNYAKLLGLDPKPLLALYERETSSSTRQHLVLPEPVVRPRSHINTIPPKVAVLIALMVGLVALAVWGVTRAVLAPDPSPPLPTSTETAPSGNTTPSTEATVPAAAPELPGTAPGGADDAPLDETSEAPDSAVAVPFTLRVTIAPDNASWMRITVDGLIAYEGTLIGEDSRDWEVTEEASLRIGRPSAVSVYKNDTSVDIPSGDPPVLVLSAK from the coding sequence ATGGCCGAGACACTCGGGCGTACCCTCGGAGAGGCGCGCCGAAAGCTCGGCATGGCCTTGACCGACGCGGAGTCGAAGACCTTCATCCGCGCCAAGCTCCTCGCCGCGCTGGAGGCAGGGGAGTACGAAGCCCTGCCCGACCCGGCGTACGTTCGCGGGTACATCCAAAACTACGCCAAGCTGCTCGGCCTCGACCCTAAACCACTCCTCGCGCTGTACGAGCGAGAGACGAGCTCTAGCACCCGCCAGCATCTTGTTCTACCCGAGCCGGTAGTTAGACCGCGCTCACACATCAACACCATTCCACCCAAAGTAGCCGTGTTGATCGCACTCATGGTTGGCCTCGTAGCACTCGCGGTGTGGGGTGTGACGCGGGCCGTGCTCGCCCCGGATCCTTCGCCGCCGCTACCCACCTCCACCGAGACAGCGCCGTCCGGAAACACGACCCCCTCCACGGAAGCCACCGTCCCTGCAGCGGCACCGGAACTTCCTGGCACGGCTCCAGGGGGCGCTGACGACGCACCTCTAGACGAAACTAGCGAAGCGCCAGACTCGGCTGTAGCCGTTCCCTTCACTCTGCGCGTCACCATCGCCCCCGACAACGCCTCGTGGATGCGGATCACTGTCGATGGCTTGATCGCCTACGAAGGAACTCTGATCGGTGAGGACTCACGTGATTGGGAGGTCACTGAAGAGGCGTCACTACGGATCGGACGCCCTTCGGCGGTGAGCGTCTACAAGAACGACACGAGTGTCGACATACCTTCGGGCGACCCGCCGGTGCTCGTGCTTTCCGCGAAGTGA
- a CDS encoding undecaprenyl-diphosphate phosphatase: MREILIAILLGVIQGLGEFLPISSSGHLRLFQDAFGWTDQFGLVFDTWLHVATLGAVVVYFREDLANMATAAFSRNPERARDKRLAWLVVVATIPTGMIGLLGGDFFENASLLFIGFAFLGTSALLMGADLLSRKSLYPAEGLGWGKALLVGIAQGIAIMPGISRSGATMAAGLALGLNREQAARFSFLLSGPIILLAAGKQSVDAMLGGETGPGVAATLFGCTAAAITGYLAIAGLMAYLRKHSFKPFAIYTALLGTGVIVWQLMAS; encoded by the coding sequence GTGCGGGAGATTCTGATAGCGATACTCCTCGGCGTCATCCAGGGACTCGGCGAGTTCCTTCCCATATCCTCCTCCGGGCATCTTCGGCTCTTCCAAGACGCGTTTGGGTGGACTGACCAGTTTGGACTCGTCTTTGACACCTGGCTTCACGTCGCGACGCTCGGAGCCGTCGTCGTGTATTTCCGAGAGGACCTCGCCAACATGGCGACCGCGGCGTTCTCCCGCAACCCTGAGCGCGCCCGCGACAAGCGCCTCGCGTGGCTCGTAGTCGTCGCCACGATCCCCACGGGGATGATTGGACTTCTCGGCGGTGACTTTTTCGAGAACGCCTCTCTGCTTTTCATCGGCTTCGCGTTCCTGGGTACGTCAGCACTCTTGATGGGCGCCGATCTCCTCTCGCGCAAGAGTCTCTACCCCGCCGAGGGCCTGGGGTGGGGGAAGGCGCTGCTTGTGGGTATTGCGCAGGGCATCGCCATCATGCCGGGCATCTCGCGTTCAGGTGCGACCATGGCCGCGGGTCTTGCCCTGGGGCTCAATCGTGAGCAGGCCGCACGTTTCTCTTTCCTGCTCTCCGGACCGATCATACTGCTAGCCGCAGGTAAGCAATCTGTTGACGCCATGCTGGGCGGCGAGACAGGCCCGGGGGTGGCTGCCACACTCTTCGGTTGTACCGCCGCGGCGATCACCGGATATCTGGCTATCGCCGGCCTCATGGCCTACCTGCGTAAACACTCATTCAAGCCATTCGCGATCTATACGGCCCTGCTCGGCACGGGCGTGATAGTCTGGCAGTTGATGGCTAGCTGA
- the dapA gene encoding 4-hydroxy-tetrahydrodipicolinate synthase — translation MATPRFGRIITAMVTPFDEDLELDLDRAQELAVRLLDEGSDALVVCGTTGESPTVFYDQKIDLFRAVLEAVGDRAPVIANAGDNCTADSVRFAQDVVSLGVDAIMAVVPYYNKPPQEGMYRHFQSIANSVDVPVVLYNIPGRCVVNMTAETTLRLAHTCENIVAVKEASGDLGQCAAIISGAPDGFEVLAGDDEVTLPLMGLGGTGVISTIGNIASGRMREMVYAQASGEHTRALRIHLELLPLMKTLFLTANPIMVKKALELMGFPVGSVRLPLVLPTDELVAELTRVMRHVGMLPA, via the coding sequence ATGGCAACACCGCGGTTTGGCAGGATTATCACAGCGATGGTCACACCCTTCGATGAAGATCTCGAACTTGACCTCGATCGCGCGCAAGAACTCGCCGTGCGCCTTCTTGACGAGGGTAGCGACGCTCTTGTTGTGTGCGGAACGACAGGCGAATCACCGACGGTCTTCTACGATCAGAAGATTGACCTGTTCAGGGCGGTGCTCGAGGCGGTAGGAGACCGCGCTCCGGTCATCGCCAACGCAGGCGACAACTGCACAGCTGACTCCGTGCGGTTCGCGCAAGATGTCGTCTCTCTCGGAGTCGATGCGATCATGGCGGTCGTTCCCTACTACAACAAGCCACCTCAAGAAGGGATGTACCGGCACTTCCAATCGATCGCGAACTCGGTTGATGTGCCTGTTGTCCTCTACAACATCCCTGGGCGGTGCGTCGTGAACATGACCGCCGAGACCACACTCCGGCTCGCTCACACGTGTGAGAACATAGTCGCGGTCAAGGAAGCGAGCGGGGACCTTGGGCAGTGTGCCGCGATCATATCTGGGGCGCCAGACGGATTCGAGGTTCTCGCCGGCGACGACGAGGTCACACTTCCCCTGATGGGTCTTGGCGGCACGGGCGTCATCTCGACCATCGGCAATATCGCTTCTGGCCGCATGAGAGAGATGGTGTACGCGCAGGCGAGCGGCGAGCATACCCGAGCGCTTCGCATCCACCTCGAACTACTGCCGCTCATGAAGACCCTATTTTTGACGGCAAACCCGATCATGGTAAAAAAGGCGCTCGAACTCATGGGCTTTCCCGTGGGATCCGTTCGCCTCCCGCTCGTTTTGCCAACAGATGAGCTCGTAGCCGAGTTGACTCGTGTGATGCGACACGTGGGCATGCTGCCCGCGTGA
- a CDS encoding aspartate kinase, translating to MKFGGTSVATAEGRSAISSHVSAALATDEAPVVVVSAMGRAGSPYATDTLLSLVEGFPVDLAERDWLMATGEIISAVVCAHELRASGIKARAFTGPDAGIVTDGVFGAATIQSINPAALLSAINSRIVPIVAGFQGVSADGALTTLGRGGSDTTACALGVALLAERVEIYTDVDGVLSADPKTCGDATVLEVIRADELVQMSRHGARVVHTPAAELALSSGLAVLVRNTYSEHPGTRVADISAYQPERVATAVTSADGVARIRVALPAPEATRAHMAAQTRVYRAMADAAISLDMFTPVGESLVFSVSEASLERACDVLSTLGLTFQVQAGLAKVTLVGAGMHGVPGVMARMAECLSAAGVTVLQTADSHTTISVTLPREEASRAVHALHEGFLLGSRGDH from the coding sequence ATGAAGTTCGGAGGCACCTCCGTCGCCACCGCAGAGGGCCGCTCGGCAATCTCGAGCCACGTGTCTGCGGCGCTCGCCACAGATGAGGCGCCCGTCGTAGTCGTCTCGGCTATGGGCCGCGCTGGCTCGCCATACGCGACCGACACCCTGCTTTCGCTCGTCGAAGGCTTTCCCGTTGACCTGGCGGAGCGCGATTGGCTCATGGCGACTGGCGAGATCATCTCCGCTGTGGTGTGCGCCCATGAGCTGCGAGCTTCAGGCATCAAGGCGCGCGCGTTCACCGGCCCGGATGCCGGGATCGTCACCGACGGGGTGTTCGGTGCCGCCACCATACAATCGATCAATCCGGCGGCGCTTCTATCCGCGATTAACAGCAGGATCGTGCCCATCGTCGCCGGCTTTCAGGGTGTTTCTGCCGATGGCGCACTCACCACGCTCGGCAGGGGAGGAAGCGACACGACCGCATGCGCACTCGGGGTAGCTCTCTTAGCCGAGCGGGTCGAGATCTACACAGACGTGGACGGTGTGTTGAGCGCCGATCCTAAGACGTGCGGCGACGCGACTGTCCTTGAAGTGATCCGCGCTGACGAGCTTGTCCAGATGTCCCGCCACGGTGCCCGTGTGGTCCACACTCCCGCAGCGGAACTAGCGCTCTCAAGCGGACTTGCCGTTCTTGTGCGCAACACCTATAGCGAGCATCCGGGAACACGCGTCGCCGACATTTCGGCGTACCAGCCTGAGCGTGTAGCGACCGCCGTGACGAGTGCGGACGGCGTTGCCCGCATCAGGGTCGCACTGCCCGCTCCAGAGGCCACGAGAGCGCATATGGCCGCACAAACGCGTGTCTACCGGGCCATGGCGGACGCCGCAATCTCACTGGACATGTTCACGCCGGTAGGGGAGAGCCTTGTCTTCTCAGTGTCCGAGGCGTCGCTTGAGCGTGCATGCGACGTCCTTAGCACCCTCGGATTGACCTTCCAGGTGCAAGCGGGGCTGGCGAAGGTGACGCTCGTCGGGGCGGGCATGCATGGTGTACCAGGCGTCATGGCGCGGATGGCCGAGTGTCTCTCGGCGGCGGGTGTGACCGTTCTGCAAACCGCTGACAGTCACACGACGATCTCTGTGACGCTCCCTCGCGAGGAAGCGTCACGAGCGGTCCACGCACTGCACGAAGGATTTCTCCTCGGAAGTCGTGGAGACCACTGA